A genome region from Macaca nemestrina isolate mMacNem1 unplaced genomic scaffold, mMacNem.hap1 Scaffold_488, whole genome shotgun sequence includes the following:
- the LOC139361422 gene encoding protein FAM90A5-like → MMARRDPKSGANRLVRAQTLQKQQRAPVGPRAPPPDEEDPRIKCKNCGAFGHTARSTRCPMKCWNGALVPQTFGRKEGKENLKPWKPQVRGNPGPLNKEKGEKEERPRQQDPQRKALLQIFSGTPPEKQPPNRKASMESCDYLRVASRPMPVHTANKRPRVDPALTDGSATKMSDTVSVLASLSPLRKASPSSSSSLRPKERQTGSVADIPQPGVRQQGPEPLVVVKPTHSRPQGGRREVPQAASKPHGLIRVISPQAQDKRPAVTSQPCPPADTHSLGLGSNLSFRPGAKRPAQAPTQACLNFPKKPRTGPFQMPENAIQGGELGAPETLQPPPAATELRPSPSPQMSRGTPAQVPSSDRQPPRSRPYLPTAQACTMSHHPAASHDGAQPLRMLFRRLENGWWSSSLLTAPSFPSPEEPGDFLSHSPHVSEKSEAPCVPVPLSVLYEDLQVSSSSEDSDSDLE, encoded by the exons atgatggcacgtcgtgaccccaaaagtggggcaaacagactcgtgagagcccagaccctccagaagcagcagagggccccagttgggccaagggctcccccacccgatgaagaggatcccagg atcaagtgcaaaaactgcggggcctttgggcacacggccagaagtaccaggtgccccatgaagtgctggaacggagccctggttccccagacctttgggagaaaggaagggaaggaaaacctgaaaccatggaagccccaggttcgagggaaccctgggcccttgaacaaggaaaagggagagaaggaagagagaccgag gcaacaagacccgcagaggaaggctctcctccagatcttttccgggacacctccggagaagcagccgccaaatcgaaaagcatccatggaatcttgtgattatctgagg gttgcaagcaggccaatgccggtgcacacagccaataagaggccacgcgtggaccctgccctcactgatggctcagctaccaaaatgtctgacacggtatccgtcttggcttcgctgtctcccctcagaaaagccagtccgagctcctcgtcaagtctccgaccgaaggaacgaCAGACAGGgtctgtggccgacatccctcagccgggagtcaggcagcagggcccggagcctctcgtcgtggtgaagccgacacacagcaggcctcagggtggccgccgagaagttccccaggctgcctccaagccccacggcctgatccgggtcatcagcccccaggcacaagacaaacgtcctgcggtgacctcacagccctgcccaccagccgacacacacagcttgggcctcggctccaatctcagtttcaggccaggagccaagagacctgcccaggctccgactcaggcttgcctgaacttccccaagaaaccgagaacgggtcccttccagatgcccgaaaatgccatccagggaggtgagctgggggccccggagactctccaacctccgccagctgcaaccgaactcagaccaagtccgtcgccccagatgagcagggggacacccgcccaggtgcccagcagcgaccggcagcctccgcgcagcagaccttacctgcctactgcccaggcctgcaccatgtcccatcacccagcggccagccacgatggggcccagcctctcagaatgctcttccggagactggaaaacggatggtggagctccagcctcctgacagctccctcgtttccctctcctgaggagccgggagacttcctctctcacagccctcacgtctcagagaagtctgaggctccctgtgttcctgtcccgctgagtgtcctctatgaggaccttcaggtttcctcctcctcagaggacagcgattctgacctggagtga
- the LOC139361424 gene encoding protein FAM90A5-like, with protein MMARRDPKSGANRLVRAQTLQKQQRAPVGPRAPPPDEEDPRIKCKNCGAFGHTARSTRCPMKCWNGALVPQTFGRKEGKENLKPWKPQVRGNPGPLNKEKGEKEERPRQQDPQRKALLQIFSGTPPEKQPPNRKASMESCDYLRVASRPMPVHTANKRPRVDPALTDGSATKMSDTVSVLASLSPLRKASPSSSSSLRPKERQTGSVADIPQPGVRQQGPEPLVVVKPTHSRPQGGRREVPQAASKPHGLIRVISPQAQDKRPAVTSQPCPPADTHSLGLGSNLSFRPGAKRHAQAPTQACLNFPKKPRTGPFQMPENAIQGGELGAPETLQPPPAATELRPSPSPQMSRGTPAQVPSSDRQPPRSRPYLPTAQACTMSHHPAASHDGAQPLRMLFRRLENGWWSSSLLTAPSFPSPEEPGDFLSHSPHVSEKSEAPCVPVPLSVLYEDLQVSSSSEDSDSDLE; from the exons atgatggcacgtcgtgaccccaaaagtggggcaaacagactcgtgagagcccagaccctccagaagcagcagagggccccagttgggccaagggctcccccacccgatgaagaggatcccagg atcaagtgcaaaaactgcggggcctttgggcacacggccagaagtaccaggtgccccatgaagtgctggaacggagccctggttccccagacctttgggagaaaggaagggaaggaaaacctgaaaccatggaagccccaggttcgagggaaccctgggcccttgaacaaggaaaagggagagaaggaagagagaccgag gcaacaagacccgcagaggaaggctctcctccagatcttttccgggacacctccggagaagcagccgccaaatcgaaaagcatccatggaatcttgtgattatctgagg gttgcaagcaggccaatgccggtgcacacagccaataagaggccacgcgtggaccctgccctcactgatggctcagctaccaaaatgtctgacacggtatccgtcttggcttcgctgtctcccctcagaaaagccagtccgagctcctcgtcaagtctccgaccgaaggaacgaCAGACAGGgtctgtggccgacatccctcagccgggagtcaggcagcagggcccggagcctctcgtcgtggtgaagccgacacacagcaggcctcagggtggccgccgagaagttccccaggctgcctccaagccccacggcctgatccgggtcatcagcccccaggcacaagacaaacgtcctgcggtgacctcacagccctgcccaccagccgacacacacagcttgggcctcggctccaatctcagtttcaggccaggagccaagagacatgcccaggctccgactcaggcttgcctgaacttccccaagaaaccgagaacgggtcccttccagatgcccgaaaatgccatccagggaggtgagctgggggccccggagactctccaacctccgccagctgcaaccgaactcagaccaagtccgtcgccccagatgagcagggggacacccgcccaggtgcccagcagcgaccggcagcctccgcgcagcagaccttacctgcctactgcccaggcctgcaccatgtcccatcacccagcggccagccacgatggggcccagcctctcagaatgctcttccggagactggaaaacggatggtggagctccagcctcctgacagctccctcgtttccctctcctgaggagccgggagacttcctctctcacagccctcacgtctcagagaagtctgaggctccctgtgttcctgtcccgctgagtgtcctctatgaggaccttcaggtttcctcctcctcagaggacagcgattctgacctggagtga
- the LOC139361423 gene encoding protein FAM90A5-like: protein MMARRDPKSGANRLVRAQTLQKQQRAPVGPRAPPPDEEDPRIKCKNCGAFGHTARSTRCPMKCWNGALVPQTFGRKEGKENLKPWKPQVRGNPGPLNKEKGEKEERPRQQDPQRKALLQIFSGTPPEKQPPNRKASMESCDYLRVASRPMPVHTANKRPRVDPALTDGSATKMSDTVSVLASLSPLRKASPSSSSSLRPKERQTGSVADIPQPGVRQQGPEPLVVVKPTHSRPQGGRREVPQAASKPHGLIRVISPQAQDKRPAVTSQPCPPADTHSLGLGSNLSFRPGAKRPAQAPTQACLNFPKKPRTGPFQMPENAIQGGELGAPETLQPPPAATELRPSPSPQMSRGTPAQVPSSDRQPPRSRPYLPTAQACTMSHHPAASHDGAQPLRMLFRRLENGWWSSSLLTGPSFPSPEEPGDFLSHSPHVSEKSEAPCVPVPLSVLYEDLQVSSSSEDSDSDLE from the exons atgatggcacgtcgtgaccccaaaagtggggcaaacagactcgtgagagcccagaccctccagaagcagcagagggccccagttgggccaagggctcccccacccgatgaagaggatcccagg atcaagtgcaaaaactgcggggcctttgggcacacggccagaagtaccaggtgccccatgaagtgctggaacggagccctggttccccagacctttgggagaaaggaagggaaggaaaacctgaaaccatggaagccccaggttcgagggaaccctgggcccttgaacaaggaaaagggagagaaggaagagagaccgag gcaacaagacccgcagaggaaggctctcctccagatcttttccgggacacctccggagaagcagccgccaaatcgaaaagcatccatggaatcttgtgattatctgagg gttgcaagcaggccaatgccggtgcacacagccaataagaggccacgcgtggaccctgccctcactgatggctcagctaccaaaatgtctgacacggtatccgtcttggcttcgctgtctcccctcagaaaagccagtccgagctcctcgtcaagtctccgaccgaaggaacgaCAGACAGGgtctgtggccgacatccctcagccgggagtcaggcagcagggcccggagcctctcgtcgtggtgaagccgacacacagcaggcctcagggtggccgccgagaagttccccaggctgcctccaagccccacggcctgatccgggtcatcagcccccaggcacaagacaaacgtcctgcggtgacctcacagccctgcccaccagccgacacacacagcttgggcctcggctccaatctcagtttcaggccaggagccaagagacctgcccaggctccgactcaggcttgcctgaacttccccaagaaaccgagaacgggtcccttccagatgcccgaaaatgccatccagggaggtgagctgggggccccggagactctccaacctccgccagctgcaaccgaactcagaccaagtccgtcgccccagatgagcagggggacacccgcccaggtgcccagcagcgaccggcagcctccgcgcagcagaccttacctgcctactgcccaggcctgcaccatgtcccatcacccagcggccagccacgatggggcccagcctctcagaatgctcttccggagactggaaaacggatggtggagctccagcctcctgacaggtccctcgtttccctctcctgaggagccgggagacttcctctctcacagccctcacgtctcagagaagtctgaggctccctgtgttcctgtcccgctgagtgtcctctatgaggaccttcaggtttcctcctcctcagaggacagcgattctgacctggagtga
- the LOC139361420 gene encoding protein FAM90A5-like encodes MKDGKWLLRRTLLQRIRCEEAVLARPVIYFSKLIPEGKLDAWPELFLFCRQKDPQRKAQFQNFSGKPLEKPLPDRKESTESWIYLRVASRPMPVHTANKRPRVDPALTDGSATKMSDTVSVLASLSPLRKASPSSSSSLRPKERQTGSVADIPQPGVRQQGPEPLVVVKPTHSRPQGGRREVPQAASKPHGLIRVISPQAQDKRPAVTSQPCPPADTHSLGLGSNLSFRPGAKRPAQAPTQACLNFPKKPRTGPFQMPENAIQGGELGAPETLQPPPAATELRPSPSPQMSRGTPAQVPSSDRQPPRSRPYLPTAQACTMSHHPAASHDGAQPLRMLFRRLENGWWSSSLLTAPSFPSPEEPGDFLSHSPHVSEKSEAPCVPVPLSVLYEDLQVSSSSEDSDSDLE; translated from the exons atgaaggatgggaagtggttgctacgaaggaccctcctgcagcgaaTCCGCTGTGAGGAGGCTGTGCTGGCCCGACCTGTCATTTACTTCTCTAAActcattccagag GGAAAACTGGATGcatggcctgaactttttctcttctgcaggcaaaaagacccgcagaggaaggctcaATTCCAGAACTTTTCTGGGAAACCTTTGGAGAAGCCGCTGCCAGATCGAAAAGAATCCACGGAATCTTGGATTTATCTGAGA gttgcaagcaggccaatgccggtgcacacagccaataagaggccacgcgtggaccctgccctcactgatggctcagctaccaaaatgtctgacacggtatccgtcttggcttcgctgtctcccctcagaaaagccagtccgagctcctcgtcaagtctccgaccgaaggaacgaCAGACAGGgtctgtggccgacatccctcagccgggagtcaggcagcagggcccggagcctctcgtcgtggtgaagccgacacacagcaggcctcagggtggccgccgagaagttccccaggctgcctccaagccccacggcctgatccgggtcatcagcccccaggcacaagacaaacgtcctgcggtgacctcacagccctgcccaccagccgacacacacagcttgggcctcggctccaatctcagtttcaggccaggagccaagagacctgcccaggctccgactcaggcttgcctgaacttccccaagaaaccgagaacgggtcccttccagatgcccgaaaatgccatccagggaggtgagctgggggccccggagactctccaacctccgccagctgcaaccgaactcagaccaagtccgtcgccccagatgagcagggggacacccgcccaggtgcccagcagcgaccggcagcctccgcgcagcagaccttacctgcctactgcccaggcctgcaccatgtcccatcacccagcggccagccacgatggggcccagcctctcagaatgctcttccggagactggaaaacggatggtggagctccagcctcctgacagctccctcgtttccctctcctgaggagccgggagacttcctctctcacagccctcacgtctcagagaagtctgaggctccctgtgttcctgtcccgctgagtgtcctctatgaggaccttcaggtttcctcctcctcagaggacagcgattctgacctggagtga